In one window of Rathayibacter caricis DSM 15933 DNA:
- a CDS encoding flavin reductase family protein, producing the protein MTLLDAVVQPHRAVPTPVAAVAALVDGAPVGMVVATLALGVSFDPPLCTIAVQRSSSTWPHLAGAARLGVSVLGSDQDAAVLRIASRDRAGRFAGVAWTASEAGAVTIDGAALHLECSVEQVHDAGDHLLVVLRVQDVRHDSAREALLARDRRFGRYVESA; encoded by the coding sequence GTGACCCTCCTGGACGCGGTGGTGCAGCCCCACCGCGCGGTCCCGACTCCGGTCGCCGCGGTCGCCGCCCTCGTCGACGGCGCCCCGGTCGGCATGGTGGTGGCGACCCTGGCCCTCGGCGTCAGCTTCGATCCGCCGCTCTGCACGATCGCGGTGCAGCGCTCCTCGAGCACCTGGCCGCACCTGGCCGGCGCGGCGCGCCTGGGCGTCTCGGTGCTGGGCTCGGATCAGGACGCGGCGGTGCTGCGGATCGCGTCGCGCGATCGGGCGGGCCGGTTCGCCGGAGTCGCGTGGACCGCCTCGGAGGCCGGAGCCGTGACGATCGACGGTGCGGCACTGCACCTCGAGTGCTCCGTCGAGCAGGTGCACGACGCGGGCGACCACCTGCTCGTCGTGCTGCGCGTCCAGGACGTGCGCCACGACTCCGCCCGCGAAGCCCTGCTGGCCCGCGACCGCCGCTTCGGCCGCTACGTCGAGTCGGCCTGA
- a CDS encoding alpha/beta fold hydrolase, producing MHLERRALVAPDGTRLSFLDSGGTGRLVVILHGLAGSAEEFAPTARALPDHRVVLLDQRGHGHSEPRPSDVSREAFVADVAALLEREGPAILVGQSMGAHTAMLVAAAHPELVDRLVLLETAEGGDGEVVAGWFRSWPLPFADRDAARAFLGDGALADAWIADLVEGPDGLRPRFDPEVMARAIEPLAVPRWAEWEAVAAPTLLVYGEHGMFAGGVRDAFAARGRDVRRVDLPGGSHDAHLDAAEGWIAALREFVGGPA from the coding sequence ATGCACCTCGAACGCCGCGCGCTCGTCGCGCCCGACGGAACCCGGCTCTCGTTCCTCGACTCCGGAGGCACCGGCCGGCTCGTCGTGATCCTGCACGGCCTCGCCGGCAGCGCCGAGGAGTTCGCGCCGACCGCCCGCGCGCTGCCGGATCATCGCGTCGTGCTCCTCGATCAGCGCGGGCACGGACACAGCGAGCCGCGTCCCTCCGACGTCTCACGCGAGGCGTTCGTCGCCGACGTCGCCGCCCTGCTCGAGCGCGAGGGGCCCGCGATCCTCGTGGGCCAGTCGATGGGCGCGCATACCGCGATGCTCGTCGCGGCCGCGCATCCGGAGCTCGTCGACCGGCTCGTGCTGCTCGAGACCGCCGAGGGCGGCGACGGCGAGGTCGTCGCGGGCTGGTTCCGCTCCTGGCCGCTGCCGTTCGCCGACCGGGACGCGGCACGCGCGTTCCTGGGCGACGGGGCGCTCGCGGACGCGTGGATCGCGGACCTCGTCGAGGGTCCGGACGGACTCCGTCCGCGGTTCGACCCGGAGGTGATGGCGCGGGCGATCGAGCCGCTCGCCGTGCCGCGCTGGGCGGAGTGGGAGGCGGTCGCCGCTCCGACTCTGCTGGTCTACGGCGAGCACGGGATGTTCGCGGGCGGCGTGCGCGACGCCTTCGCCGCACGGGGACGCGACGTGCGGCGGGTGGACCTGCCGGGCGGATCGCACGACGCGCACCTCGACGCGGCCGAGGGCTGGATCGCGGCGCTGCGGGAGTTCGTGGGAGGTCCCGCGTGA
- a CDS encoding HIT family protein, with translation MTCVFCDLMAGHGETTWVEREEEAVAFRPLPSSELAPGHTLVMPREHSAGLLDASPAALAATMSLAQRVGRAMRAALGATGVAVLQASGASAGQSVPHLHLHLVPSWDGDEVQWPAHRSTHVVDGEPWALLAEMFE, from the coding sequence GTGACCTGCGTCTTCTGCGATCTGATGGCCGGGCACGGCGAGACGACGTGGGTCGAGCGGGAGGAGGAGGCGGTCGCGTTCCGCCCGCTCCCCTCCTCCGAGCTCGCCCCCGGGCACACGCTGGTCATGCCGCGCGAGCACAGCGCGGGGCTGCTCGACGCCTCCCCCGCGGCGCTCGCGGCGACGATGTCGCTCGCGCAGCGCGTCGGCCGGGCGATGCGGGCGGCTCTCGGAGCGACGGGAGTGGCCGTCCTGCAGGCGAGCGGCGCCTCCGCGGGGCAGAGCGTGCCGCACCTGCACCTGCACCTGGTGCCGTCGTGGGACGGCGACGAAGTGCAGTGGCCCGCGCACCGCTCGACGCACGTCGTCGACGGGGAGCCGTGGGCACTGCTGGCCGAGATGTTCGAGTAG
- a CDS encoding helix-turn-helix domain-containing protein, producing the protein MSDDAAEAPALASEIGALVRALRTSRGLSMRALAAEAGVSQPFLSKLENGRLLPSLSTLYALAAAFDVPPAELVPAIASSDDTTPEAHLRASDAPHAPRARLVAGGPGRRTEAYLFTAQPGQSDDVDFAHPGEEFVFVTEGAAVLTYADGASRTVSAGESITIETTRPHRWSVPADAAGAARYLLVTTHSG; encoded by the coding sequence ATGAGCGACGACGCTGCGGAGGCACCCGCCCTCGCCTCCGAGATCGGCGCGCTCGTCCGCGCCCTGCGGACCTCCCGCGGCCTGTCGATGCGGGCGCTCGCGGCCGAGGCCGGCGTCTCGCAGCCGTTCCTCTCGAAGCTCGAGAACGGCCGGCTGCTGCCCAGCCTCTCGACCCTCTACGCCCTGGCCGCGGCGTTCGACGTGCCGCCGGCCGAGCTGGTACCGGCGATCGCCTCCTCCGACGACACGACACCGGAGGCGCACCTGCGCGCGAGCGACGCCCCACACGCCCCGCGCGCGCGGCTGGTCGCGGGGGGCCCTGGGCGCCGGACGGAGGCGTACCTCTTCACCGCGCAGCCGGGGCAGTCGGACGACGTCGACTTCGCGCATCCGGGTGAGGAGTTCGTCTTCGTGACGGAGGGGGCCGCCGTGCTCACCTACGCCGACGGGGCGTCCCGCACGGTGTCGGCGGGCGAGTCGATCACGATCGAGACGACGCGCCCGCACCGCTGGTCGGTTCCGGCCGACGCGGCCGGTGCGGCGCGCTACCTGCTGGTGACGACGCACTCCGGCTGA
- a CDS encoding alpha/beta hydrolase fold domain-containing protein, translating into MPLDPYLAARVHLLEGVTDPLDPEQAARLAEFAVDPAPWTLSEGVSVSDATIEGPHGPVPLRTYEPAEPSGRALLWVHGGGFAAGDLDMPESHVVSAELAGRSGARVVSVGYRLASASIRYPVPLDDVHAAWRHLRAETPREHPVAIGGASAGAALALATALRERDAGGPGPEHVLLAYPFAHFPNPTVDDDVVRELLTLPAAMRFPTSSIEAMVQNYVGRLSALPSDALPGAAPLAGLPPISVMVSEFDELRGSAELLLRQLAEAGVAATGYLAAGMPHGHLNRTPSLPEVDRSLAFFAAQLRALG; encoded by the coding sequence GTGCCGCTCGACCCGTACCTCGCCGCCCGCGTGCACCTGCTCGAGGGCGTCACCGATCCGCTCGATCCGGAGCAGGCGGCCCGCCTCGCCGAGTTCGCCGTGGATCCCGCCCCGTGGACGCTGTCGGAGGGTGTCAGCGTCTCGGACGCCACGATCGAGGGCCCGCACGGCCCCGTGCCGCTGCGGACCTACGAGCCCGCGGAGCCGTCCGGTCGGGCACTGCTCTGGGTGCACGGCGGCGGCTTCGCCGCGGGCGACCTCGACATGCCGGAGTCGCACGTCGTCTCGGCCGAGCTCGCCGGCCGCTCGGGCGCCCGCGTCGTGTCGGTCGGCTACCGGCTCGCCAGCGCGAGCATCCGCTACCCCGTTCCGCTCGACGACGTGCACGCCGCGTGGCGGCACCTGCGCGCCGAGACCCCGCGCGAGCACCCCGTCGCGATCGGCGGGGCGAGCGCCGGTGCCGCGCTCGCCCTCGCCACCGCGCTGCGTGAGCGCGACGCCGGGGGGCCCGGACCCGAGCACGTCCTCCTCGCCTACCCGTTCGCGCACTTCCCGAACCCGACCGTCGACGACGACGTCGTGCGCGAGCTGCTGACGCTGCCGGCCGCGATGCGCTTCCCCACCTCGAGCATCGAGGCGATGGTGCAGAACTACGTCGGCCGCCTCTCTGCTCTGCCGTCCGACGCCCTGCCCGGAGCCGCCCCGCTCGCCGGGCTCCCGCCGATCTCGGTGATGGTGAGCGAGTTCGACGAGCTGCGCGGCTCGGCCGAGCTCCTCCTGCGTCAGCTGGCGGAGGCGGGCGTCGCCGCGACGGGGTACCTCGCGGCGGGCATGCCCCACGGGCACCTCAACCGCACGCCGTCGCTGCCCGAGGTCGACCGCTCGCTCGCCTTCTTCGCCGCGCAGCTCCGGGCGCTCGGCTGA
- a CDS encoding glycosyl hydrolase 53 family protein, which produces MSARTRRTAGTAAVAAVSTLLGAFAGVGATSASAAEGPVDAGIFVEKVDGLPADFIKGADISSVLSLEESGVVFRDETGQEADVFEVLADEGVTSVRVRVWNDPFDAEGNGYGAGDVDVDRAIEIGERATAAGLGLLVDFHYSDFWADPARQLAPKAWAGLAAPELTTALHDYTAESLQRFEDAGVDVDMVQIGNETNNGLAGYSRAATDMDATLAGLFSAGSSAVREVLPDAQVAVHFTNPETPGRYSAIAAGLDRFDVDYDVFASSYYPFWHGSPENLTASLSQIADTYGKKVMVAETSWAHTLEDGDGYPNVIDESTVTDDYPISVQGQATALRDVIAAVHAVGDAGIGVYYWEPAWLPVGPASGVEQNRVLWERDGSGWATSFAAPYDPVHVGDDFGGSGWDNQALFAADGTPLESLSTFRYVDTGAVAPRGVTGVDAVELTVVDGEPVELPATVSVNFNDGTVETPAVTWSGAASWIRGPGEYTIPGRTDSGLDVSATVVVVAPNLVRNPGFEDADTSAWTFTGPAARTETGDAAEGDFAVTFWNGTAYETSARQTITGVPAGAYTLRATTQGTNSPASDVRTLSATTSAGTTSAPLVLTTWSSFSTTTVPVVVGEDGVVEIAADFALTGGAWGVLDDVRLVADTAESTADTTSLEAALAEADAVDRDAWTEESLARLDESRTIAAVVLAGSAATQADVDAAERGLRDSLGALENALRVNLGATVTCAAGKAVISVRAANGGTDRVALSVRTPYGSAKLPSLSAGKSASVTVPTPLRSVPAFSLTVDVRGTVAGEPASAVIPIESAAKRCR; this is translated from the coding sequence ATGTCTGCACGCACCAGGAGGACCGCCGGCACCGCTGCCGTCGCCGCGGTCTCCACGCTCCTCGGTGCCTTCGCCGGCGTCGGAGCGACCAGCGCCTCCGCCGCGGAGGGACCGGTCGATGCCGGGATCTTCGTCGAGAAGGTCGACGGCCTCCCGGCCGACTTCATCAAGGGCGCCGACATCTCGAGCGTCCTGTCGCTCGAGGAGAGCGGAGTCGTCTTCCGCGACGAGACGGGTCAGGAGGCCGACGTCTTCGAGGTCCTCGCCGACGAGGGCGTCACCTCGGTCCGCGTCCGGGTCTGGAACGACCCGTTCGACGCCGAGGGCAACGGCTACGGGGCCGGCGACGTCGACGTCGACCGCGCGATCGAGATCGGCGAGCGCGCCACGGCCGCCGGCCTGGGTCTGCTCGTCGACTTCCACTACTCCGACTTCTGGGCCGACCCCGCCCGCCAGCTGGCGCCGAAGGCCTGGGCCGGCCTCGCCGCTCCCGAGCTCACCACCGCCCTGCACGATTACACCGCGGAGTCGCTGCAGCGCTTCGAGGACGCCGGCGTCGATGTCGACATGGTCCAGATCGGCAACGAGACCAACAACGGCTTGGCCGGCTACAGCCGCGCGGCGACCGACATGGACGCGACCCTCGCCGGGCTGTTCTCGGCCGGCAGCTCCGCGGTCCGAGAGGTCCTGCCGGACGCGCAGGTCGCGGTGCACTTCACCAACCCCGAGACGCCGGGCCGCTACTCCGCCATCGCCGCGGGCCTGGACCGCTTCGACGTCGACTACGACGTCTTCGCGAGCTCCTACTACCCGTTCTGGCACGGCAGCCCCGAGAACCTCACGGCCTCGCTGTCGCAGATCGCCGACACCTACGGCAAGAAGGTCATGGTCGCCGAGACCTCGTGGGCGCACACCCTCGAGGACGGCGACGGCTACCCCAACGTCATCGACGAGAGCACCGTCACCGACGACTACCCGATCAGCGTGCAGGGCCAGGCCACGGCGCTGCGCGACGTGATCGCGGCGGTGCACGCGGTCGGCGACGCCGGCATCGGCGTCTACTACTGGGAGCCGGCCTGGCTGCCCGTGGGCCCCGCGAGCGGGGTCGAGCAGAACCGCGTGCTCTGGGAGCGCGACGGCTCCGGCTGGGCCACGAGCTTCGCCGCTCCCTACGACCCCGTGCACGTGGGCGACGACTTCGGAGGATCGGGCTGGGACAACCAGGCCCTCTTCGCCGCCGACGGCACGCCGCTCGAGTCGCTCAGCACCTTCCGCTACGTCGACACCGGGGCGGTCGCGCCCCGCGGGGTCACCGGAGTGGATGCGGTCGAGCTCACCGTCGTCGACGGCGAGCCGGTCGAGCTCCCCGCGACCGTCTCGGTGAACTTCAACGACGGCACGGTCGAGACGCCCGCCGTGACCTGGAGCGGAGCCGCCTCCTGGATCCGCGGACCCGGCGAGTACACGATCCCCGGTCGCACGGACTCGGGGCTCGACGTCTCGGCGACCGTCGTGGTCGTCGCTCCGAACCTCGTGCGGAACCCCGGATTCGAGGACGCGGACACGTCGGCGTGGACCTTCACCGGACCGGCCGCGCGCACCGAGACCGGTGACGCCGCCGAGGGCGACTTCGCCGTCACCTTCTGGAACGGCACCGCCTACGAGACCTCGGCGCGCCAGACGATCACCGGAGTCCCCGCCGGCGCGTACACGCTGCGCGCGACCACGCAGGGCACCAACAGCCCCGCGAGCGACGTCCGCACCCTGAGCGCGACCACCTCCGCGGGCACGACCAGCGCCCCGCTGGTGCTCACGACCTGGAGCTCCTTCTCGACGACGACGGTCCCCGTGGTGGTCGGCGAGGACGGCGTGGTCGAGATCGCGGCCGACTTCGCGCTCACCGGAGGAGCGTGGGGCGTCCTCGACGACGTGCGCCTCGTCGCCGACACCGCGGAGTCGACCGCCGACACCACCTCCCTCGAGGCGGCGCTCGCCGAAGCCGACGCCGTCGACCGCGACGCGTGGACCGAGGAGTCGCTCGCGCGCCTCGACGAGAGCCGCACGATCGCCGCCGTGGTGCTCGCCGGATCCGCTGCGACGCAGGCCGACGTGGACGCCGCGGAGCGCGGCCTCCGCGACTCCCTCGGCGCCCTCGAGAACGCGCTGCGCGTGAACCTCGGCGCGACCGTCACCTGCGCGGCCGGCAAGGCCGTGATCTCGGTGAGGGCCGCGAACGGCGGCACCGACCGCGTCGCCCTCTCGGTGCGCACGCCCTACGGCAGCGCGAAGCTGCCGTCGCTGTCCGCGGGGAAGTCCGCGTCGGTGACGGTGCCCACTCCGCTGCGCTCGGTGCCGGCCTTCTCGCTCACGGTCGACGTGCGCGGCACGGTCGCCGGCGAGCCCGCCTCCGCCGTGATCCCGATCGAGTCGGCGGCGAAGCGCTGCCGCTGA
- a CDS encoding cytotoxic translational repressor of toxin-antitoxin stability system, which translates to MSEKRPPATREHHDRFCETEEWVLVRGASGKPVTHHRTYELTLWDGRILRTRISRPVDRSEYAASMWSHILRTQLEVVHDVFWACVLEGARPDRGEPQPLPPRRSVPLYLRDALRDQGVSDDDILGLDAAGAAELLARMYTSRGE; encoded by the coding sequence GTGAGTGAGAAGCGACCCCCCGCCACCCGTGAGCACCACGACCGGTTCTGCGAGACCGAGGAGTGGGTGCTGGTCCGGGGCGCCAGCGGGAAGCCCGTCACCCACCACCGCACCTACGAGCTGACCCTGTGGGACGGCCGGATCCTCCGCACGAGGATCTCGCGACCGGTCGACAGGAGCGAGTACGCCGCCTCGATGTGGTCGCACATCCTCCGCACGCAGCTCGAGGTCGTGCACGACGTCTTCTGGGCCTGCGTGCTCGAGGGTGCGCGGCCCGATCGAGGAGAGCCGCAGCCCCTCCCGCCGAGGCGGTCGGTGCCGCTGTACCTGCGCGATGCGCTGCGCGATCAGGGGGTATCGGACGACGACATCCTGGGGCTCGACGCCGCCGGCGCCGCCGAGCTCCTGGCCCGGATGTACACGAGCCGGGGCGAGTGA
- a CDS encoding dihydrolipoyl dehydrogenase family protein encodes MPDSIQHYDVAVIGAGPAGTAAALRAAELGARVVVLEAARVGGTCVNTGCVPTRVLAKTARIIREARTASDYGVDVGTPRIDWDATVRHVHERVDKVRSIKREAQRFEEAGVELIHEGRARFADESTLVLDSGRRLTASSILICVGGHSRRLPIPGAELATVPEDVLALPSLPRRVAVIGGGNTGAQLVTVFNAFGSEVTLLDVAPRILTTSDASISAYVAAAFERQGVRVSTGIETVEGIERADDALTLRWKDAGDSHAEQFDAVIMATGWPADVEDLGLENAGIEVVRSAIPADQYFRTVVPHVFAVGDANGRDMLVQAAQFEAEAAAENAVLGANRRTPQHLLPAGGFTDPDYAGVGFTEEQARERDPQCVVASVPFSGVDRAVIDDRESGFLTLIADRRRELLLGAHAVGENAIEVVQSVTTAMAAGVDVATLANVRFAYPTYSAVIGMAARALLKEPARPTELD; translated from the coding sequence GTGCCCGACAGCATCCAGCACTACGACGTCGCCGTGATCGGCGCGGGGCCCGCGGGCACCGCCGCCGCACTGCGCGCCGCCGAACTCGGAGCGCGCGTGGTCGTGCTCGAGGCCGCCCGCGTGGGCGGGACCTGCGTCAACACGGGCTGCGTGCCCACCCGCGTGCTCGCGAAGACCGCGCGGATCATCCGCGAGGCGCGCACCGCCTCCGACTACGGGGTCGACGTGGGCACTCCGCGGATCGACTGGGACGCCACGGTGCGGCACGTGCACGAGCGCGTCGACAAGGTGCGCTCGATCAAGCGCGAGGCGCAGCGGTTCGAGGAGGCGGGCGTCGAGCTGATCCACGAGGGGCGCGCGCGGTTCGCCGACGAGAGCACCCTGGTGCTCGACAGCGGGCGCCGGCTGACGGCCTCCTCGATCCTGATCTGCGTCGGCGGGCACTCGCGCCGCCTCCCGATCCCGGGCGCCGAGCTCGCGACCGTTCCCGAGGACGTGCTCGCGCTGCCGTCGCTGCCGCGCCGGGTCGCGGTGATCGGCGGAGGGAACACGGGTGCGCAGCTCGTGACGGTCTTCAACGCGTTCGGGTCGGAGGTGACGCTGCTCGACGTGGCGCCCCGGATCCTGACGACCTCGGACGCGAGCATCTCGGCGTACGTCGCCGCGGCCTTCGAGCGCCAGGGCGTGCGCGTGAGCACGGGCATCGAGACGGTCGAGGGCATCGAGCGCGCCGACGACGCCCTGACTCTGCGCTGGAAGGACGCGGGCGACTCGCACGCCGAGCAGTTCGACGCGGTCATCATGGCCACCGGCTGGCCGGCCGACGTCGAGGACCTCGGTCTCGAGAACGCGGGCATCGAGGTCGTGCGCTCGGCGATCCCGGCGGATCAGTACTTCCGGACCGTCGTGCCGCACGTCTTCGCGGTCGGAGACGCGAACGGGCGCGACATGCTCGTGCAGGCGGCGCAGTTCGAGGCGGAGGCGGCGGCCGAGAACGCGGTGCTCGGCGCCAATCGGCGGACGCCCCAGCACTTGCTGCCGGCCGGTGGATTCACCGACCCGGACTACGCGGGCGTGGGATTCACCGAGGAGCAGGCCCGCGAGCGCGATCCGCAGTGCGTGGTGGCGTCGGTGCCCTTCTCGGGCGTGGACCGCGCGGTGATCGACGACCGCGAGAGCGGGTTCCTGACGCTGATCGCGGACCGGCGGCGCGAGCTGCTGCTGGGCGCGCACGCGGTGGGCGAGAACGCGATCGAGGTCGTGCAGTCGGTGACGACGGCGATGGCGGCGGGGGTCGACGTGGCGACGCTGGCGAACGTGCGGTTCGCGTATCCGACGTACAGCGCGGTGATCGGGATGGCGGCGCGGGCGCTGCTGAAGGAGCCGGCGCGGCCGACCGAGCTGGACTGA
- a CDS encoding class I SAM-dependent methyltransferase — protein sequence MTTARDHWEARYADSDRIWSGRPNAALVDLVQDLPPGRALDLGCGEGGDALWLAEQGWSVTGLDLSETALGRARQEAERRGLAVQFRQADLGADWPTAGPFDLVCASFLHSMVELPRTAILRRAGDLVAPGGRLAIVTHAAPPPWSGHKHPVQHLPSPEEELAELAFDPTEWIERVVGTRERTASRPDGHEGVLLDGVVLLERRAR from the coding sequence ATGACCACCGCACGCGACCACTGGGAGGCGCGCTACGCCGACTCCGACCGCATCTGGTCGGGCCGGCCCAACGCCGCGCTCGTCGACCTCGTCCAGGACCTGCCGCCCGGCCGCGCCCTCGATCTGGGCTGCGGCGAGGGCGGCGACGCCCTCTGGCTCGCCGAGCAGGGCTGGAGCGTCACCGGCCTCGACCTCTCGGAGACCGCGCTCGGCCGCGCCCGACAGGAGGCGGAGCGCCGCGGACTCGCCGTTCAGTTCCGGCAGGCCGACCTCGGCGCCGACTGGCCGACCGCCGGGCCGTTCGATCTCGTCTGCGCGAGCTTCCTGCACTCGATGGTCGAGCTGCCGCGCACCGCGATCCTGCGGCGCGCGGGCGATCTCGTCGCTCCGGGTGGCCGCCTCGCGATCGTGACGCACGCCGCCCCTCCGCCCTGGTCGGGCCACAAGCACCCCGTGCAGCACCTGCCCTCGCCCGAGGAGGAGCTCGCCGAGCTCGCCTTCGACCCGACCGAGTGGATCGAGCGCGTCGTCGGCACGCGCGAGCGCACCGCCTCCCGGCCCGACGGCCACGAGGGAGTGCTGCTCGACGGAGTGGTCCTGCTGGAGCGCCGCGCTCGGTAG
- a CDS encoding NtaA/DmoA family FMN-dependent monooxygenase (This protein belongs to a clade of FMN-dependent monooxygenases, within a broader family of flavin-dependent oxidoreductases, the luciferase-like monooxygenase (LMM) family, some of whose members use coenzyme F420 rather than FMN.): protein MTKQIFLGAFEEFTPNFISNAWHHPRGDTSGFATLEYWQDLARRLEDAGFDFLFLAEALGYPMSGDDVPEVVIREAVQVPVHDPLALVSGLAATVDRLGFVVTASTTAQQPYLNARTFTTLDHLTKGRIAWNIVTSDNQVALTKLLGHDGVTPHDERYRRATEFVELCLKLWEGAWEDDAVVYDKATRTYADPAKVHRITHEGEYFRYDGYFPAIPSVQRTPLLLQAGTSSAGRAFAGRYGECVFIQDRDLGKAAATVADLRARAEANGRDPRHITVIPSVSIIVGDTEEEAVRLRAELDATPSREAAAALFMGWSGVDLMSFPLDATLAEVTTEVGQTMLAMFQQPEYSPTVAEILDVITSSIGGMRVTGTAESVADQLQEIVDRTDVDGFLIEYTYGSWETYRDFAEQVMPLLRERGMLPETPRSGSMRERILGRGVPTLPAGHPGSAFRVGEAR from the coding sequence GTGACCAAGCAGATCTTCCTCGGCGCGTTCGAGGAGTTCACGCCGAACTTCATCAGCAACGCCTGGCATCACCCCCGCGGCGACACGAGCGGATTCGCCACCCTCGAGTACTGGCAGGACCTCGCGCGCAGACTCGAGGACGCCGGCTTCGACTTCCTCTTCCTCGCCGAGGCGCTCGGCTACCCGATGAGCGGCGACGACGTGCCCGAGGTCGTGATCCGCGAGGCCGTGCAGGTACCCGTGCACGATCCGCTCGCCCTCGTCAGCGGGCTCGCCGCCACCGTCGACCGCCTCGGCTTCGTCGTCACCGCCTCCACCACCGCGCAGCAGCCCTACCTCAACGCCCGCACCTTCACCACGCTGGATCACCTGACGAAGGGCCGCATCGCCTGGAACATCGTCACCTCCGACAACCAGGTCGCGCTCACCAAGCTCCTCGGGCACGACGGAGTCACGCCCCACGACGAGCGCTACCGCCGCGCCACCGAGTTCGTCGAGCTGTGCCTGAAGCTCTGGGAGGGCGCGTGGGAGGACGACGCCGTCGTCTACGACAAGGCGACCCGGACCTACGCCGACCCCGCGAAGGTGCACCGCATCACCCACGAGGGGGAGTACTTCCGCTACGACGGCTACTTCCCGGCGATCCCGTCGGTGCAGCGCACGCCGCTCCTGCTGCAGGCGGGCACCTCCTCGGCCGGCCGCGCCTTCGCCGGCCGCTACGGCGAGTGCGTCTTCATCCAGGACCGCGACCTCGGCAAGGCCGCCGCCACCGTCGCCGACCTGCGGGCGCGGGCCGAGGCGAACGGCCGCGACCCGCGGCACATCACGGTCATCCCCTCCGTCTCGATCATCGTCGGCGACACGGAGGAGGAGGCGGTGCGCCTGCGCGCCGAGCTCGACGCGACGCCCTCCCGCGAGGCCGCCGCCGCGCTGTTCATGGGTTGGAGCGGCGTCGACCTGATGTCGTTCCCGCTCGACGCGACCCTCGCCGAGGTGACGACCGAGGTCGGGCAGACCATGCTCGCGATGTTCCAGCAGCCCGAGTACAGCCCGACCGTCGCCGAGATCCTCGACGTGATCACGTCCTCGATCGGGGGCATGCGCGTCACCGGCACCGCGGAGTCGGTCGCCGATCAGCTGCAGGAGATCGTCGACCGCACCGACGTCGACGGCTTCCTGATCGAGTACACCTACGGCTCGTGGGAGACGTACCGCGACTTCGCGGAGCAGGTGATGCCGCTGCTGCGTGAGCGCGGCATGCTGCCCGAGACGCCCCGCTCCGGATCGATGCGCGAGCGGATCCTCGGACGCGGCGTGCCGACGCTGCCAGCCGGGCACCCCGGCTCCGCGTTCCGGGTGGGCGAGGCGCGGTGA
- a CDS encoding VOC family protein, producing MALRLEEIIVDCTDFRMLGHWWQEALGWDVVDEDDEGIELLPPSGRGPSLLFLNVPERKSVKNRLHLDFVPDDQDAEVARLLGAGASRVDVGQGEQSWVVLADPEGNEFCILSARE from the coding sequence ATGGCCCTCCGACTCGAAGAGATCATCGTCGACTGCACCGACTTCCGGATGCTCGGGCACTGGTGGCAGGAGGCGCTCGGCTGGGACGTCGTGGACGAGGACGACGAGGGCATCGAGCTGCTCCCTCCGTCGGGCCGCGGGCCGAGCCTGCTGTTCTTGAACGTGCCGGAGCGCAAGAGCGTCAAGAACCGCCTGCATCTGGACTTCGTGCCGGACGACCAGGACGCCGAGGTCGCGCGCCTGCTCGGGGCGGGCGCGTCCCGGGTGGACGTGGGTCAGGGAGAGCAGTCCTGGGTCGTGCTCGCGGATCCGGAAGGGAACGAGTTCTGCATCCTCTCCGCGAGGGAGTGA
- a CDS encoding prevent-host-death protein, which translates to MPLTVDYPTASDARKHLKDVLDSVQRGRIVTVRRDELVSAVVPADRLRDYFFHTVSPRVSLTREDDRVIALMDDRPFVSEGADVDDALDDLALSLREYAEDWEDHLQHAPNHAGNWALVQLIKLSTEEELLAWFRHGGE; encoded by the coding sequence ATGCCCCTCACCGTCGACTACCCGACCGCGTCCGACGCCCGCAAGCACCTCAAGGACGTCCTCGACTCCGTGCAGCGCGGGAGGATCGTCACGGTCCGCCGGGACGAGCTGGTCTCGGCCGTCGTGCCCGCAGACCGACTCCGCGACTACTTCTTCCACACCGTCTCCCCCCGGGTCTCGCTCACAAGGGAGGACGACCGCGTCATCGCACTGATGGACGATCGGCCGTTCGTCTCGGAGGGAGCGGACGTCGACGACGCTCTCGACGACCTGGCGCTCTCCCTCCGCGAGTACGCCGAGGACTGGGAGGATCACCTTCAGCACGCCCCGAACCACGCCGGGAACTGGGCGCTCGTGCAGTTGATCAAGCTGTCGACCGAGGAGGAGCTCCTCGCCTGGTTCCGGCACGGCGGTGAGTGA